A portion of the Colius striatus isolate bColStr4 chromosome 1, bColStr4.1.hap1, whole genome shotgun sequence genome contains these proteins:
- the NDUFB2 gene encoding NADH dehydrogenase [ubiquinone] 1 beta subcomplex subunit 2, mitochondrial isoform X2, with the protein MLASLGRAAGRLLRAGSGAAGLRHAGSGAARYRQFPEVTRAQVIRSELLSGFMWFWIFWHFWHSSDMVLGHFPYPDPAAWTDEELGIPPDDEE; encoded by the exons ATGCTGGCCTCGCTGGGGAGGGCGGCCGGGCGGCTGCTGCGGGCCGGGAGCGGCGCAGCGGGGCTGCGGCA TGCGGGCAGCGGGGCAGCGCGGTACCGGCAGTTTCCTGAGGTGACGCGGGCGCAGGTGATCCGGAGCGAGCTCCTCAGCGGCTTCATGTGGTTCTGGATCTTTTGGCACTTCTGGCACAGCTCGGACATGGTGTTG GGTCACTTTCCCTACCCCGACCCTGCGGCCTGGACGGACGAAGAGCTCGGGATCCCTCCGGACGACGAGGAGTAG
- the NDUFB2 gene encoding NADH dehydrogenase [ubiquinone] 1 beta subcomplex subunit 2, mitochondrial isoform X1 has protein sequence MSGDGLRPSPTSLLLPLRQLFRLAGDTPTGALVPSGRSQLPGRGRSGDAGGARRSASLPPTPLRKWSCAGSGAARYRQFPEVTRAQVIRSELLSGFMWFWIFWHFWHSSDMVLGHFPYPDPAAWTDEELGIPPDDEE, from the exons ATGAGCGGTGATGGGCTGCGGCCGTCacccacctccctcctccttcccctccgcCAACTTTTCAGACTCGCGGGGGACACCCCCACCGGTGCGTTGGTGCCGTCCGGCCGCTCCCAATTGCCAGGGAGAGGAAGAAGCGGGGACGCCGGGGGGGCGCGGCGTTCTGCCTCGCTGCCGCCCACTCCCCTCCGCAAGTGGAGTTG TGCGGGCAGCGGGGCAGCGCGGTACCGGCAGTTTCCTGAGGTGACGCGGGCGCAGGTGATCCGGAGCGAGCTCCTCAGCGGCTTCATGTGGTTCTGGATCTTTTGGCACTTCTGGCACAGCTCGGACATGGTGTTG GGTCACTTTCCCTACCCCGACCCTGCGGCCTGGACGGACGAAGAGCTCGGGATCCCTCCGGACGACGAGGAGTAG